The DNA segment TACGGCTGTTCATCCCTCACGCATATCGATGTGCCCGAGAGCATCACTTATATCGGGCATCACGCCTTTGCAAACGTTCCCGGAGTTGCTTTTGAGCTGCAAATATCAGAAGGCGGAACACTCACCGGCTTCTGCGGAACCTGCCCCTCCATCGTATATTTACCCGACGGGGTCACGCAGATCGGAAACTACGCGTTTTACGGCTGCTCATCGCTCACAGAGATCAACATACCCGGCGGGGTCACGCAGATAGGAGCCGACGCGTTTCGCGAATGTTCATCGCTCACAGAGATCAACATACCCGACAGCGTCACGCAGATAGGAGACGAAGCGTTTGACAGCTGTGAGCAGTTGGCAATAGTCACCGACAGCCCCGTTGCCAGGGACTTTGCGGCAAAGGCAGGCATACCCTGTAAGAGACCTGGAGAATAGACCCGGAGCCCACGACTGAAAAGCAAGATTGTGATGCCTCTCCGGCGGAGAAACAGAAAAAGGACATGATAAGAATATGCGGAATATAATATGGAACATTATCGGCAACGAGAACAACGAAGACTACCGGTATAGAACAGGACATAATTGGTATGTGGGGATCATGCTGTTGGTGATCCTGGCGAGCATCGTCCCGGCACTGTGGAGCGGTAGCGCGCTCCCCGGCTGGATGAGGTTTCTCGAGATAGGATGCGGCTTCATCTTTATCGCAGATTATCTGGCGCGCTGGAGCATAGCGGACCGGCTGTACAAAGGCGCGAGGATATGGGGACGAATGCCGATGGACAGATATTGGGGTTGGAAGTATCTCATAGCCCCTATGGCCCTTATTGACCTGCTGAGCATCCTGCCCATATTCATTCCTGCCAGGTGGATGAGCTCTGTCAAACTCTTCAGATTTATCGCTATGGGTATGAGAATGCTGAGGACCCTTAAGCTTTTTGCGTTCGTCGAAGGTGTCGAAAGCATCGGCTACGCTATCAGGAAGTCCTGGCAGCAGATGGCAGGCATATTGATCATATTGATTTTTGCGCTCTTTGTCAGCTCCCTGGTCATTACTCTCATAGACCCCAACGGATACAGAGGATGGCAAGCCATATATCAGGCGCTGGCGTCATTTACCACCATAAGGGATGTGGATCCCCCCAACCAAAAACTGAGGCTGGTCAGCGCTTTCACCGCACTGATAGGCGTGGGCATGGTGGCTCTTCCCGCCGGTATCCTGACATCGGTGTATATGAGCTACAACGAATTACAAAAGACTCTGCAAGAGACACATGACCTGCTTAATGACGCCAACCGCAAGCTCAATGATGAATCAAATCAAAAAAGGATCGACAGGACATACGCGCTTTACCGCAGTATCGACGACACCCTCAGGCAACCCGGGACACTGAGAAGCCAACTGGATGAATACATAGAGCAACGGAAAGCCCTGCAAGAGGAAACGAACAGCCTGAGGGCCCGAAGACCCACCATCACCAATGAGCGCGACCGCAAGGATCCCGGCAGCAATGCAGATGAGGACTCCATCAAAAGGCAGGCCGACACGCTCAAGGGAGATGTGATCAGGCTGACTGCAGAGGTGGACAAGCTATGGAACAGGGCCGAGAGCAGCCGGACAGGCGCCGAAGATGCCGAGACAAGATATTTGTCAGAGACCAGCTCCGAAGAACCTGAGGCGATCCCCGCGCCAGATGAAGACAGCAGGTTTCAGGATGACGGCAGGGGCATTGGCCGCGGAGAAATATCCGAAGACGAAGATCTTCGTCTCCGATTTATGGACGAGCAACGTTACTCTGACTACAGTGATACGTTTTTTGACGACTTTGATCCCAAAGACTTCACTGTCCTCGGGGACTACACCAGGCATCTTCTTGCAGACGGCATAAACATCAAGCAATACGTATTAACATACACGGCCATCCTGTACACCGTTCTTACAAACCATGAGCGTACCCAAGGCGGAGCCGCACCCTCGCTGGAATCCGCCGGCGCTTTTGCAGAAACGGCAAGCCTCGGCCCATCCGTCAGCGAAATACTCACCGACACCCTGTCGGAGCATTGGGCTGTTGTCGTAGCGGCGTGCCAACATTTTACATCAGAGAAGCGTATGCAACAGGCGGAAAAAGAGCTTGACCGGATCTTGCGTAACGTAAGCTCGAACGATCTTTTTGGGACAGCCGCCGCGGCACTGATGGATATTTCCGCCGAGGACACGGTGTTGGACTGCACGGGCTTCTGCGACACTTTTTTGTATTTCGCCTCGCAGGGTTCTGACCGGCTCTACGGCATTGAGCCCGACGTGGCTCTGAGGGCGATCCAGATCCTGGTCAATGACATCAGCGGGATAGATGTACAGCCAGCGGAATACGCCGACTTTTCGGGCATAGGCAAAACAGAGCCGTTACACAGCTATTCCCGCATATATCTCGACAGCCTTGAACTCAGAAACTACAGGCTGGCACACAAAAAGAACGTCAAAGAACACGGCTACGTATGGGGCGCCGCCCTTGATGCTACTGATATACTCGAAAAGGACG comes from the Abditibacteriota bacterium genome and includes:
- a CDS encoding ion transporter encodes the protein MRNIIWNIIGNENNEDYRYRTGHNWYVGIMLLVILASIVPALWSGSALPGWMRFLEIGCGFIFIADYLARWSIADRLYKGARIWGRMPMDRYWGWKYLIAPMALIDLLSILPIFIPARWMSSVKLFRFIAMGMRMLRTLKLFAFVEGVESIGYAIRKSWQQMAGILIILIFALFVSSLVITLIDPNGYRGWQAIYQALASFTTIRDVDPPNQKLRLVSAFTALIGVGMVALPAGILTSVYMSYNELQKTLQETHDLLNDANRKLNDESNQKRIDRTYALYRSIDDTLRQPGTLRSQLDEYIEQRKALQEETNSLRARRPTITNERDRKDPGSNADEDSIKRQADTLKGDVIRLTAEVDKLWNRAESSRTGAEDAETRYLSETSSEEPEAIPAPDEDSRFQDDGRGIGRGEISEDEDLRLRFMDEQRYSDYSDTFFDDFDPKDFTVLGDYTRHLLADGINIKQYVLTYTAILYTVLTNHERTQGGAAPSLESAGAFAETASLGPSVSEILTDTLSEHWAVVVAACQHFTSEKRMQQAEKELDRILRNVSSNDLFGTAAAALMDISAEDTVLDCTGFCDTFLYFASQGSDRLYGIEPDVALRAIQILVNDISGIDVQPAEYADFSGIGKTEPLHSYSRIYLDSLELRNYRLAHKKNVKEHGYVWGAALDATDILEKDGIAAIYTFNDAVTDTDRETMIARQAFVERGNITAVIMMEQNYLLLTQKGYKGGIRLIDADDCMLREKESQYGGLTNESIQKIERTLREAREVPLEEIAANKWKLDPWDYRTTETTPFGELAEEITGANYEDLDDADDKAPDIIDEEDLEDIGDEDFDVIDAEDIDDLDEEDLEDPDDLTDEEDIDDIDDEDIEDIDEAVEEDDGAWSGGAAAAAAQAAPDTQEPAACYRWNGRISYGIDDISLTSPRYIAKEDLEQLTETPPSAVRAKGAVILCDDTDGTAAMIDCLREHDWLAIPNNVRAWRIRRENGNYIIDPWYLLKQLNTQYRYKGKNRFSRGYAVPRLFFRNRERAIGRHYRELAVEHAATARRARECAIRIQTKVQ
- a CDS encoding leucine-rich repeat domain-containing protein is translated as SLTEINIPGGVTQIGADAFRECSSLTAIHIPDGVTQIGNDAFRECSSLTEINIPDGVTQIGADAFRECSSLTEINIPNGVTQIEAGAFDGCSSLTEINIPGGVTQIGEWAFYGCSSLTHIDVPESITYIGHHAFANVPGVAFELQISEGGTLTGFCGTCPSIVYLPDGVTQIGNYAFYGCSSLTEINIPGGVTQIGADAFRECSSLTEINIPDSVTQIGDEAFDSCEQLAIVTDSPVARDFAAKAGIPCKRPGE